AATTGAGATATTTTCTATTTAACATCTTAAAATACCATTTTAAAAACATCACGCTAACTAGTGCACCTGAGTTACTAGttaaagaaataaacttaaataaaataagtaaattttgaattgaaaataccatttgttatattttgactaaatttacTACACAATTTTTTGgatatttttactatatttggttaTTTAACTAGTGTGCTAGGGATTCctttaaacaaatatataagtttctaaaatatagttatttttaaaaataaaatatttaaaaaataataaaataatgctttaaaataatttctaaaGCCACAAAAAGGtagttagtattatttttttccttaaacaaaacattttaaattgcttttctttttatagagaaaaaaaaattaaactaatagaAATGAATTTGTCCAAgtgataaacaaaaaataaataaatccgtCACTATTAAGAGAGAAAATgtaaaaagtaattttagagggaacaattaaaaatatctcaatttctaacaaaaataaattaaaaataattattcacGTCAAATCCAAATCCATGCTAGTAGTATTTTCTTGGGCAAATGATTGATTAATATCGGAAATGAATCATGTGCGGTCGAATTTTCAATGCAGTCATTTTATAGTTTTCTGATGATAATCGGACGGTTTAGATAAATACAGTTAATAAATACAGTTTTAAATTACAACCATCTGATCTTGATCGAGCGACTTTAAAGCAAGTGACCGCACGACTGCACCAAAAATTCTGGTCCATAATTATCTCCTCTTCTCAATCACCacatattgttgttgttgttgttgatgttgtctTTGGTCCTTCAACTAAACTGTCTGTCTGCCTATTTTCAATCAAAACCCCATAATGTCTTCTGTTTCAtcttcctctttcttcacaCTTCCCTCTACATTCTCcaaattccaattttaccctcttccactctcttcttttttttcatcttctcgTCTTCTTTGTCGTGGAGGCTCCAACGTTCAACACGTGGCAAATGACCTCAACTTCTTCTTGCATGATGCTCTTGATGCTTCTGGAATCAACACTATCCACGCTAGAGTAAAAATTCACGTTTTCCTTCTccaattttcatttcttttatgttttattaCTTTAATTGAAATATgcaagttgttttgtttgttttgaactACAAGATTGAATATACAATAATCATAATTTTTCTGTGTTGTTGATTGATGAATGAGCAGGAAGCACGGGAGGGATTCTGCTCGCAAATTAAGAGATTAACTGATATTGAGAAAGAAACCAGTATTTGCATTAACAGGCATGTTGATTTGGGGAAAACAGCTCTTTATATAGCTGCTGAAGATGATTCTCTTGTATCACATTCATCGGTTCCACTTCctgttgatgattttgtttcAAGATTAGACGATCTTTCAATGGACTATTGTCCTTACTACAACCCTCAATGTGATACATCTCCGGAGAAGTTTTTTGAGAGTATAGAGAGATTTTTGTATGTTCATAAGGTATGCAATTTTATTTCATACTGCGATGCCATTATTAACCACTAAAGGATTCTGAAATCTGAAGCATTATTTTAGGATGCGATGTTAAGTATCTTGCATAAGAAATGGAATCTCAAACTGATTAATAGCACGTCGTGaagcacacacacacacggAAATCGGATACAACACTAACAAATAGACACCGATACAAATTTAAGAAGATAGAAGTGGTTGAATTTAACTACATGTGTTGGTGTCAGACACTGAACACGCCTTCATTTTAGGTTCAAAATTACAATAACTGGTTGAATTTCAGCAACTTAGCTATATAAGTCAAATCTATGAATGAGAAAACTCAGAAATTGAGTTCTAACGAAATGTTCTGAAAAATGGTAGTTTTATTTTGTAtagttttaatattttctatttgcTCATTGTCACCAGTTTTAATGTGTTTGACTATAACCAAGATAGCATATTAGCATCCAAAAGAATGTGTAAATATACCATTTTGAAAGGTCTCATGTACTTAGTAGTTCATGCCGACGAAACTGAAAATGGAAGTGAAAGtagacaccaataataattaatgaaaatgaaagtgaTTGGATAGAACTCCTCAATTACATTACATGTGTCGGTGTTCGACACCAAACACACCTTTATTCTGAAATGTTGGTGCTACATAGCTCCTCGACCACGCTTGAACCATCTTAGTGCACGTGTGGATCACAATGAGTTGGATGAAACCGCAATGACACgatgattttgttgaaatcTAAAGTgtagtttttgtcaaaaatcAAAAGCACAACAGCATAACATGATTCTACAAAACTTGTGCCAGCTGGCCACAAAACTCGATAAACAGAATATGTACGTAATTACTAAATATAAAATGTATTTTCTAAGtatattttcatcaattttcacTACATGTAGATTTATTAACTATCTCCAATCTCTGACCACAACAGGGTTTCAGAAGAACCAGTGCCAATCTATTGGAGCCACAAGCACTCTATCTAAACTCGGTAATATATCTgtcatatttaattatttttctataatgaAATTTCTTAGGGTAAGTGAAGAAATTTGATAGATATAATCTAATGTATTGAGCAGGTTTTGACGCATCGTTCAGGATCACCTGCAATGCTGTCACTTATATACtcagaaattttaaaaatgctTCGTTTGTGGGGGCTTTTGTATTTTGATGCTGAAATCTTCTACCCTCATGATGTTCTTAATGTTCCAAAAGGCTATCATAAGCAGAAAAGCAAGGAATCAGACCAAGCACACATAATGACATCAGGGAACTTATTGGTTGAGGTAATATCCAATTACTTGATCTTCTTTCACTTCTACTACTTGGTATCGCCATTCTCATCTACTagcataaaaaaattgtgtatatTTTTCTGAGTTTTAGAATAAAATGTGCATTTGTGCCATAAACTGAGTATAAGTCCTGCCACTCCGGCATTGTTGTCTAGTGACTCGTAACATTTGGATTGTGCCATGAACCGAGTAAACATTTGGATTTTGCCATGAACCGAGTAAATGtgcattttttgcttatatatttgaGTCCGGAGTGATATTATATGAGAACGCAGTTTTCAAACCTTAGCTTCTCTGAGTTTGACACTTTTATAACGTATACTGCCATATTTAGCTGTTTTAGTTTCCCTTTAGTACTCATGTTAGCTTATATCTGCAGATCCTAAATAATCTGAAACACGCATTCTGGCCTTTTCACCATGATCATACAAAATCGTTATTCTTAAGGGCTGCGCACGCTGCTAACTGTGCTGACAGATCTGATTTTGTTGGAGAAAGGTATTTTATATAATAGCTTTCTTATCTTCTGTTTATTTAATGTAATTAGTTTGTATGAACTAGTCTTAATAAAGTTTCTCAACTGCAGTGGCTCTCAAATTGCATCAGCTAAGGCTGCTCAACATAGACTGGATCGAGGTGTTTGGACCACCGTACGCTTTGGCGACATGAGACGTTCACTGTCTGGTATGAATTTGTCTCTCCTTTTTCTCAATATTTTAAAGCCATGGTTAAACTTTCTGATATTTCGTGATGATCCCAAATATTTTGCACATTCTTTCAGCATGTGAACGCCTTATCCTCGTTACAAATGATGCAAATGAGCTACGAGATTACAGCATTCTTCTCTATCATTGCGGATTATACAATGAGTCGCTACAATACCTGAAGAAGTATCAAGAACTAAAGGTACTATAACCATCCTATACAACGCACAAATGACATGCTCTTTTTTCGCAATTGGATTTGGTGCAACAAGCCAACAACTGCATCACGCTGTTTCTTATCTCAAATGTCTGACTTCAAATCAACAACCGGGATCGTTTAAAGCTAATTTTAGTTTTATGTAATCTGAGTTGTCTAATCTCAAATTAACATCCGAGATTGCATACTACACGAAACAGCATCCACATACTACTGCTGACGGTCCATGTCctttttaaaccaaattaacTGAATGTGATGTGTGTCATTCATTTTTGCAGAACTCATCTACACAAGTGACTTCATCATCAGACTCTGAAAGAAGCACCGAAGAAGAAGATGCTGCTGTCGATAAACTGATGATGCGTTTGAATCTCATCCAGTTAGAACAAGGGTGGAGTCGTCCATCCGTTGCTAGAAATTTTCTTGGTAACAACTCTGATCCATGGTAGTTCCTCTTTCGTTTCGATTGGCACAACATCATAGAAGAATTTTGGTCAGCCCATAATTAAAATGAAAGTTGATAGCTGTTCACAATAGCTTGCAAGCTCTGCAATCAAACAATTGTAAATGTAGTTGCAACATCTGAAGTGAACGATCTTGGAATTCGGATCGGACTTTACTCGTCTTTCAATAGATTTGGAACGCCCGAGATTTTCCAATAAATGGAAAGACAACACAGATAGATTTAAAGTAAGATCATATATATAcaaggaggaaaaaaaattctatagcTATTGCCAGTGTTTCtgtaattatgtaatttttacgTGTGATTTTCATGTAAATTATGTACCAGCTTTTATCTGACAAATGTATACACATTACAATACCTTTGAGATGCACCTAACTCaaacaataaagtaaaaaatagtGACATATACTCCTAATTACCCTTGGTGTTAAACTCTTGGTTCATATTGTGCATTGCTATGTTTGGGGGATGAGTTTTTTAGGGAAAGGGAGCAGAATGCTTATTGCCCTTCAAAATTCAACTCCCAGACATACCCTAACCGAAGGTTTCATGTGTTCAACTGCCATGTAACTACTTATAACTaccttctttctttcttttgcgATATTTACCTCAATATGATTACTAGGAGTAGATGATAGTGATTCTTATCTTGGTACGTCAATGTACAATTTTGAttactaatatctttaattgtctattagtaaaaattataaaagtttaatattttgaaaatactcatcaaaataaattgaacaagatcttatacgctaatatttacatttatatattattaaaaaaaatacagtcaaaATAATGTAAATGAACAGTACATTTTTTGTCAAACAGGGAATTATAATTAGTCACAGAGATAGTATaatatagtttttcttttttctaaagAGTTATgcattcaatttttcaattaatttttttttttttgcatttttcaatgcaatagttatatattttttagttctTTAACATATATTTCTAAGACGTacattaacaaaaccttaatttaatttaagaacttatctgttcaatttttaaaacactaatctataaatcactttttttttttcttttatggtgAATAATAGATAAATCATTCTTAGAGTGGTGGGATGAGAGATACACTTACTTAGGAACATCCATTTAGGCACAAGTTTTAGACGCGCGCAcacatacaaataaaaaagaaaaattatcatatCAATTCCACTTTAactattttatctttatttcttataaattttttatgaatgtGCCTAAGAGATATAATTTGTGCTTGTACCTAAACTTTCTCGTGTGTTTTGATGGCATGGTACCCAatattgaaaggaaaaaaaagtgtaaataaataaagcttAATTATGCCACATCATTGTCAGCCCAGTTGTCCAAACAAGAAAAAGAGGGCCAACTTTTATGCAGTGAGTGAGTGGAATGACTAATGAAGTACCAATGCTACGGCGTGATAGGGCCATAGTGCCTTATTTTCAGTTTCCAATAAGGCAAATCTATAGGGTACGACGGTAACTAGGTTATAGGGTAGGTTAGGCTGTGATATTGACCTATATAGACCTTCTATGATGCATTAGAATCTACTAGCTATTACTAGTGCCTACGTTTAGGTTGGTCCCACTTTTTCCATAAATAAAGGTTGGTCCCATACGGAGTATTTTACAACTCTTTTTTcattactactattattactCTTATTTAATTAAGCAAGCAATTGCATTATTTTAGAAATTTAGTTTTGATGTTTACCTAACCTTGTTTCCCAATTTACTAATCACATGAAATATTGGCACCGTTTGTCAACCATCAAATCTTAGTACGCTTTATTTGTTTATGGAATTCAACTTCATCATACTTGTGACTTAAGTGATGAttctattatttaaataaaatgaatactcctatatgttaaaaaatttaatataaaaatattcatcttaaaaaattctacattcaacttttgaattgcttaacaaatatttttgggaTACATATTAGCAAAactctcttatttttttcaaattagcAAATAgatgtaattattatattttctatgtGTACTTTATAGCATAAACATTTATCATGATCATTATTTGTGTTTATATTTACGTAAGCTACTTTTTTTAGCAAAAGATAATataaagatgattttttttatatatgttacgaattatttttataagctatattaaaaaaattatgaaaataagctgaaataaatttatgaaaattatcataaattatttttataaattctttcAAACTAAGAACTCGCAAAAATTATACggataaaaataatttcaaaatccCCAAAGTATATTACATGAGAATTCCACATAGGTGATGCAAATGTAATAGTTAATACAAGTAGATTcataaagaataaagaaataTTATGTATATAACCCTTTATTTGTTTTAAGAGAAACTCAAAGAAGAGAGATGAGTTAAAAGTTCAAAAATCAGaggaaatttttgaaaaattccATTAATTTCCTGGAAATGGCTATTATCGAAAAAGGCTAAGTCACCTTGTTTATTTTATGAGTGGTGCGTTCACCTTTCGAATCTATAGTTAAGTAATGTCATTTTGATAGGGATAGTGATTATTAGCACAATAAATTTTCTTGTAATGATTGCGTGTAGTAGTACATGTACTTTTTTCCTCCTGATGTGGATTAAGTACCTTTTGTACTGTTACctcttattattaatatatatatatatatatatatatatatatatatatatatatatatatatatatatatatatttgctgttaaaaaaaatgatatgagAAAATTAGGAAATTATATTATTGGGTTACTATTTAAGCGCTTAAAAAGTGCCCCggggacactatttagcattttatgttataaaaaaGTGGATGCATGCATATGAGTTATTTACATTGTGGGGATGGAATAATGGTGTGTTGAGTCCATCCTACATGACATACATCATGCCATGTGACTTGTCTGCATGAAGATCAATAAGTGTTGAATGCTTAATATTTTACCACCAAGACTTTTATATGAGGTTTTGTCTAATATGCATGTCTTTATATTGCATGTTAGAAGCTACCTTCAAATGATTTATGTGTTTGATGGATTTGTAGATAGAGTTTTAGGACACCTAGAATAGTCACTCATAGGGCTTCATGGTTTTACAAGTAGAATTAGATAAACACATTataaaaatttctcttataatttttaatttttttaataatgttagttttttttttacggaccTCCTTATAATTTCACTCTCTAAATCATTCACCGTAGTCACCAAATCAtccttataattataatttcttaaatttttatactattgacacttaaaatattcatatttaattatttttcaaaaaataaatatggaatagaaaatgagattgaagaagaaaaatcttTAGGATATGGAAGCAATAAGATTGAAGTAGAAAACACCACCAAATGAGTTAACTATAATGAGAAGCCTTATGTTTGAGTTCCCTCCAAATGGAAagcctattttgttttttactatttGGAATGTCACtttcttccatttgcaacaaAACAGAAAGCCTAAAATGACGCTTCACTATAGttgaattcaaaacaaaaatcatgcAAAAGATAACCTAAGCCCTTACCTAGAAATGCAGGCACACAAATTTTGCTTGTGGGCAACCACATAACTTGTGGATATATTAATTACACCACTACCCTACCCTACACACTACATACTACACACTACTTAGTACTACTGTTCATCCAAGAATCTGTAACTGGACTTTCAGTGATCTGTAGCAGTAGATCCTAACTAGTACTAGTACTACCCAAAgcttaaataaaagaaatagacTGAATATTTATTTCATTCTCTGCAAAAATAACTCAAACCAAATGTATGGCCTAAtataattcaaacaaaaaatcaaatttaatatttagttAGACTTTCCTAACCTCGCACCGAACTCTGGATGATTGGAGGCATTTCTTCTGAAAATCAGAGGgctaactaaaaaaaaaagaaaaatcaaatttaaggATGTATGCATGTGTAAAGatcaatgtaaaaaaaataagaccGGCTGGCTTACCAttctattgaaaaaaaattaaaaggttGAGAGTGGATTCCTTTCTTCAATGCATTCCACTGAGGTGACTAGGGAACCTTTTTTGTAAGAGACGCTCAGCTCAAGCCAACTTCTTTTAGTTTAGGTGGTGAGTTACACTTTTATAAACCAAAATGATAGTtcatcctcttctttttttttcttttgaaaactCGGTATTCGGTCCAAGGACCGACTAATACGTAaggaccaatctcaccgcccacATGCAAATGCCACATTTaaagtaagattttttttaactctGTAATGCCCGAATTTACAGTCAACGGTCCCAATCCAGTCGCAAAGTACTGAAGCAGATATCAAGACAACAACTTGAAAACTCCAAAGCTTCATGAAACACGACGGCGATATACAGAACCTAAGATGCGAAATTGAACTAGTAGTTCGTAGTTGTTGATGGTGGCGACTGCTTACTCATCTCCATATGGGGTGTTTAAGGACCACCGATGTCGAAACAGTAACCTCCACACCGCCGCGGATGAAGTCAAGTAGAAACAATCTCAAGCCAACCACCCAGAAATGGATCCAACACCAACAACACATACTTTACCAAGCGACGGCGAACCAGAGAAACGGCGGAGGAGGAGGTTTAAACACACTAGATGATCGGACATTGAAGGAAAGGCACAAAACCGTTCCAACAGACACGAAACTGGTGGTGCGGTGGCAAATCTCATCACACATTaagagtaaaataattttataaaataacataacttatcattttactcaatacaaaattaattatattttaaatttatataaagtaATTAAAAcgcttataatttattttatttttttttcaccaccagtttaatctagtCGAATCTGGTTGAGAACTTATGACTcttttttttcaacttttctttattcaaattcaaaccatatactccctccgtcgtAAGATGAGTGAGTCAGTTGACCGAGACacgcatgtcaatgcataactttgacgacgaacctaacaacatcttatatatattaatatttatttttatttattagtagaaaaatatgataaagCAATATGTGTAAATAGTGTCTATATTCAAAATGGCTAGTTTATTTTGGGAAGGAAGGAGTAGTATACggtcaaataaataaatcaaaaccatatattatcatattttttgcATCAAAAGAATGAAATCACAGTGTTCTGTTCTGTTCTGTTCTCATTCATTTCCCACTATATAAATCTCAAATCTCCATAAATTCTTCAACACTTCgatcaataacatataaaacaaCCAATTAACTAATCATAAACCACacatcacaaaaacaaaaacctcaAAATCTCAGAAAACAACTTGTAACTTGTTCCAATTCCAATGAGTATGTTAGGCCTTAGAGACCTAGTTCTCATAGCTCCATCCCCTTCCCTTCaccatcatcaacatcaacaacaaaatcaaaaccaaCCCATTTCACATGATCACAATTCAAACCACTCTTTACCTTCATCAGCTTCATTAAGTGTTGGTTTTGGCATTTTTCCACTCCTAACAGCCACACCCTGCATGCCACAACAACAACCTCAAAACAATGATGTTCAAGAAAATCATAAccaaaacaacaatttttggaACCTTAGGATGTGTCCTGAAGCAATGAACCTACCAAAAAAAGGAGTTATCAATGTTGATGATGAGAATCAAAACCATAACAACAATAGTAACAACAAGATGGTTTTGATGGAGAGTGAAGAAAATGGTGTTTATGGTTCTGAGTATAGAGTTTGTCATGATTGTGGTAATAGAGCTAAGAAAGATTGTGTTTTTAGAAGATGTAGGACTTGCTGTAAGGGAAGAGGTTATGATTGTAATACTCATTTGAAGAGTACTTGGATTCCTTCGACTCGTCGCCGGGAACGCGATGTGGAGATGGTTGATGGTGATGGTGAGGGTTGTTCTGGTGTTAAGAGAGCAAAAACTTTATTAGGGTCATCACAAAATGCTACTGCTACTTCTCATAGTTCAAACTCTAATGGCACTACTCCAAAAAGTTTTGCTACTAGCTCTTGTCATCAAGGTAGTTTCACTTTCTTTTCATCTTAATTTATCTTCCACTAGATATAATGTGTGTATGCTTGAAAGAACGGTGAGTTTAACAGAATCACGATTCACGATGACCTACTCGTGTATTTTGCAAATGTTGTAGTTTAgaacttcaacaaaatcatgtGGTCACTCTGATTTCGTGAAACTTTTGATGAAATCACGGTGGGCCATTGTGGCTTTTGCAAAAACTATActttaaaatttcaacaaaatcacgAAGGCACGGTGATTCTGCTAAACTCACTGTGATTCCAAATATGTATTCAGTCATGTCATTCTAGTATTTAATTTAGATGGCAGATTTGTATTCGAAGTTTGAATACAAATTGTCTGATTAAGATCAAATGACTAATTTTGTTCGACTAATAGAGTGAATTGTGTTGAATTAATTGCAGATGCTAGTTTCAAAGAGGCATTACCAGGTCATGTCAATGCACCAGCTGTATTCAGATGCCATAGAGTAACTGCTATTGGCAATGGTGAAGATGAATTTGCTTACTTAGCAACAGTTCATATTTGTGGCCATGTTTTCAAAGGGTTTCTCTATGATCATGGTTTTGATGGAAAAAATCCAATGCCTTGTGTTTCAGAACTGCAATTAGGAAGTGGAAAGAATGGTGAATGTTCTTCTGCACTTGGTGTTACAACAAATAATGCTTACCCTGCTTCTGCTAGTTAGCTCAAGATTTCTTAACAGGTACATAATTGAACTATGATTCAATTTAATGTAACGTCTTGTACCTCATTGGTTAATATATCTTATGCATTGGAATTTGATATTTTGCAAGtttttatgtgaaaaaaaaaatgctagtTGTTCATAGGTGCTTGTGGCAAACTGGCAATAGAGCGAGTCGGGGGGCCGAATTTTGCCCCCCTTGCAGTCGATCTCTAATGGATTGGAAAATAGATATATGTCCCCACCTCCAAGAGGATCGAGTTTTCCCGCCCGCCTCCGCCCCTGCctgtatatatattaaaaaaataaatttgaaaaaattatatatattataattactaaaaaattatgattatcaGACaacgataaaataaaatagtacaattcaatttttttactagGGGCGGGTTCGGGTTCGGGCAAGGTTGAGTAGGTATAGACACTCTCATTTTCGTTACAACTTTGAACATCGGAAAATATCTAAATCCAAAGACGCACTCGAGAAAAATTGGTTTTCCTGTCAAAGTCGGGATAGGTTAGAGTAGCTATAGGTTTAGGCTCAACTTTCATGCCTAGGTGAACATTGCACGTCTCTATGAAAATGCATCACCTCACATCTACCAAACCCGTATAATGTGTAAAAAGTAGTAACCACTATGTTGAGATG
This portion of the Trifolium pratense cultivar HEN17-A07 linkage group LG3, ARS_RC_1.1, whole genome shotgun sequence genome encodes:
- the LOC123913283 gene encoding uncharacterized protein LOC123913283, whose amino-acid sequence is MSSVSSSSFFTLPSTFSKFQFYPLPLSSFFSSSRLLCRGGSNVQHVANDLNFFLHDALDASGINTIHAREAREGFCSQIKRLTDIEKETSICINRHVDLGKTALYIAAEDDSLVSHSSVPLPVDDFVSRLDDLSMDYCPYYNPQCDTSPEKFFESIERFLYVHKGFRRTSANLLEPQALYLNSVLTHRSGSPAMLSLIYSEILKMLRLWGLLYFDAEIFYPHDVLNVPKGYHKQKSKESDQAHIMTSGNLLVEILNNLKHAFWPFHHDHTKSLFLRAAHAANCADRSDFVGESGSQIASAKAAQHRLDRGVWTTVRFGDMRRSLSACERLILVTNDANELRDYSILLYHCGLYNESLQYLKKYQELKNSSTQVTSSSDSERSTEEEDAAVDKLMMRLNLIQLEQGWSRPSVARNFLGNNSDPW
- the LOC123913284 gene encoding protein LATERAL ROOT PRIMORDIUM 1-like isoform X2 — protein: MSMLGLRDLVLIAPSPSLHHHQHQQQNQNQPISHDHNSNHSLPSSASLSVGFGIFPLLTATPCMPQQQPQNNDVQENHNQNNNFWNLRMCPEAMNLPKKGVINVDDENQNHNNNSNNKMVLMESEENGVYGSEYRVCHDCGNRAKKDCVFRRCRTCCKGRGYDCNTHLKSTWIPSTRRRERDVEMVDGDGEGCSGVKRAKTLLGSSQNATATSHSSNSNGTTPKSFATSSCHQDASFKEALPGHVNAPAVFRCHRVTAIGNELQLGSGKNGECSSALGVTTNNAYPASAS
- the LOC123913284 gene encoding protein LATERAL ROOT PRIMORDIUM 1-like isoform X1, with the protein product MSMLGLRDLVLIAPSPSLHHHQHQQQNQNQPISHDHNSNHSLPSSASLSVGFGIFPLLTATPCMPQQQPQNNDVQENHNQNNNFWNLRMCPEAMNLPKKGVINVDDENQNHNNNSNNKMVLMESEENGVYGSEYRVCHDCGNRAKKDCVFRRCRTCCKGRGYDCNTHLKSTWIPSTRRRERDVEMVDGDGEGCSGVKRAKTLLGSSQNATATSHSSNSNGTTPKSFATSSCHQDASFKEALPGHVNAPAVFRCHRVTAIGNGEDEFAYLATVHICGHVFKGFLYDHGFDGKNPMPCVSELQLGSGKNGECSSALGVTTNNAYPASAS